The DNA segment TTAAAAATACTATTATTATTATGACTTCCAATTTAGGTCTTAAGGAAACAAATGAACTAGGGTTTTTAAGTAATAATACAGAAAAAAACAACAAGGCTATAAAAGATTTTTTTGCTCCTGAATTTATTAATCGTATTGATAAAATCGTACATTTTAATGATTTAAATAATGAAATTTTAGAACAAATAGTTCAAAAAGAACTTGAACTTATAATTTCGAATTTAAAAGATATTAGCATAGAAGCAGATCAAAAAGTAAAGGAATTTATTGCAAAAAAAGCATCTTTTAAAGATTTTGGAGTTAGGCTATTAAAACGCGTGATAGCTGATGAAATTGGTGAAAAATTAAGTGATGAAATTTTATTTGGTAAACTTAAAAACGGTGGAAAAGTTAAATTAAGACTTTCTAAAGATGAAAAAATCGAATTTATATTCTAAACTTTTACAAAGTCCTGATGATGCTCCAGTTTTTATAAGTGAAAAACTGGAGTTAGATTTTATACCTCACGCATATAAATTAGGGCTTTTTCCATGGACAAGCAATCCTGTTACTTGGTGGTGTCCTTCTCCTAGAATGGTACTTTTTCCTACAAATATTCATATACAAAAAAGTATAAAAAAGGCTTTAAAAATTTACAATATTAAACTTGATTGCAATTTTAATGCGTTAATCAATCTTTGTGCATCAAGATCCAAAACATGGATATCAAAAGAATTTATTGTAATTTACAATAAACTCTTTGAACAAAATTTAGCACATAGTGTTGAAGTATATGAGAAAGACGAACTTATCGGTGGTTTATACGGGCTTATCATAGGTAAAGTATTTTTCGGTGAAAGTATGGTTAGCGTGAAAAAAGATACTTCTAAAATCGCACTAATAAAACTTTGTGAAATTTTATCTCCTTTTGATTTTATTATCGATTGTCAAGTGCCCAATGAACACTTAAAATTCATGGGGGCACAAGAATTAATTAAAAAAGACTTTTTAAAAATTTTAGAAACAAAAGTTAACTCTCAAAGTGGTTTTAAGAATTTCAAAAATTTACTCTAAAAAGATATAATTCCTCATTTAAATAAGAATATTAAATTTTGGAATATTTTTTGCTTATATTCTAGCGAAAGCTTTTATGAAAGGAAAGAAAAATGATAA comes from the Campylobacter insulaenigrae NCTC 12927 genome and includes:
- the aat gene encoding leucyl/phenylalanyl-tRNA--protein transferase, translated to MKKSNLYSKLLQSPDDAPVFISEKLELDFIPHAYKLGLFPWTSNPVTWWCPSPRMVLFPTNIHIQKSIKKALKIYNIKLDCNFNALINLCASRSKTWISKEFIVIYNKLFEQNLAHSVEVYEKDELIGGLYGLIIGKVFFGESMVSVKKDTSKIALIKLCEILSPFDFIIDCQVPNEHLKFMGAQELIKKDFLKILETKVNSQSGFKNFKNLL